From one Stieleria sp. JC731 genomic stretch:
- a CDS encoding trypsin-like peptidase domain-containing protein, giving the protein MLDFTMFGRLYGAAVAAFVFFVSSVTGVGIATAKPVLLAFSSEHCGHCKAMEPALRQMELGGTPIRHIDINRESGLAQHYGVRQVPTFVVLSGGRELTRLVGAQSVEKLQHALQAGARTLLPVEAVETNVHQGQLLQNHIAAPQAKAAAFSAVGEPMPSMQRAEAVERARAATVRLRVKDGHGFGVGTGTIIDRHDGEALVLTCGHLFRETKLQSNVEVDLFIGNQVRTVPGQVIDYDAGDRDIGLVAIRPGCDVAVAPLINVNEIPQNGQSVFSFGCDRGADPSRRDTSITGVDKYNPQINASNIEIAGAPIDGRSGGGLFDEQGRVIGVCNAADYNDDIGIYTGPRSIAWQMSRINMQHLCSGNVTGNPASAVAAIPATVNQAAPQTRLASLQQSMPAGGVTAAGATATQEMIVIIRDASQPNGQRVINVRQPTAELLNMIEHSAAR; this is encoded by the coding sequence ATGTTGGACTTCACTATGTTCGGTCGCCTCTATGGGGCGGCGGTCGCGGCGTTTGTCTTTTTTGTATCCAGCGTCACTGGGGTCGGAATCGCGACTGCCAAACCAGTGCTTCTCGCATTCAGCTCAGAACATTGTGGACATTGCAAAGCCATGGAACCGGCTTTGCGACAGATGGAACTCGGCGGCACCCCGATTCGTCACATCGACATCAATCGTGAAAGCGGCTTGGCTCAGCATTACGGTGTGCGACAAGTTCCAACTTTTGTCGTTCTGTCCGGCGGACGAGAATTAACTCGGCTCGTTGGCGCCCAATCTGTGGAAAAACTTCAACATGCTCTTCAAGCCGGTGCACGGACACTGTTGCCGGTCGAAGCTGTTGAAACCAACGTCCATCAAGGCCAACTTTTACAAAACCATATCGCTGCCCCCCAAGCAAAGGCCGCGGCGTTCTCCGCAGTCGGCGAACCGATGCCCAGCATGCAACGCGCCGAAGCTGTTGAGCGGGCACGGGCAGCAACCGTTCGACTACGCGTCAAAGACGGCCACGGATTCGGTGTCGGCACCGGTACCATCATCGATCGTCACGACGGCGAAGCCTTGGTACTGACCTGCGGGCACCTGTTTCGGGAAACCAAACTGCAATCGAACGTCGAAGTCGACTTGTTTATCGGCAATCAAGTTCGCACCGTTCCTGGTCAAGTGATCGACTACGACGCCGGTGATCGTGACATCGGGTTAGTCGCGATTCGCCCGGGTTGCGACGTCGCGGTTGCTCCGCTGATCAACGTCAACGAGATTCCTCAGAATGGCCAATCGGTTTTCAGCTTTGGCTGTGACCGAGGTGCAGATCCGTCACGGCGTGACACGTCGATTACCGGAGTTGACAAATACAACCCTCAAATCAACGCGTCGAACATCGAGATCGCCGGCGCACCGATCGACGGCCGCAGCGGTGGTGGCTTATTTGACGAACAAGGCCGCGTGATTGGGGTTTGCAACGCTGCGGACTACAACGATGACATCGGAATTTATACCGGTCCCCGAAGCATCGCTTGGCAGATGTCTCGCATCAACATGCAGCACCTGTGCAGCGGAAACGTAACCGGGAACCCGGCATCCGCAGTTGCCGCGATTCCAGCAACCGTCAATCAAGCCGCACCGCAAACACGACTCGCATCACTGCAGCAAAGCATGCCTGCTGGCGGAGTAACCGCAGCTGGAGCGACAGCGACGCAGGAAATGATTGTGATCATTCGTGACGCCAGCCAACCCAATGGTCAACGCGTCATCAATGTTCGTCAGCCCACTGCTGAGTTGCTAAACATGATCGAGCATAGTGCTGCTCGATGA
- a CDS encoding carbon storage regulator — MLVLSRLEDQRVLFPEIGISICIVQARKGRTRLGIVAPKTIRVVRSELLPDYQPADSTAAIDGTVGKTSRQQIEEQIELATDRLSRAQAELQDGNQEDALILIGQSLAELDQLRSQLTQSEPQSQSWEQPQGVAETAASYDSSTKAPAPVLPRRIIVVNQNDSSRVSQSLQKLGFEIDQVDDGFHAFIELSRFEKADAIVFDQVSVSPSDLRIIRQCSQQPKIPVVIIGTGSQLDTDSDNDLTVLINTDHPESIVWEVESMVENNMTSSH; from the coding sequence ATGCTTGTGCTTTCACGTCTTGAAGATCAGCGCGTGTTATTCCCCGAGATCGGGATCAGTATCTGTATTGTCCAAGCTCGAAAGGGCAGAACACGCCTGGGAATCGTTGCTCCCAAAACGATTCGCGTCGTCCGAAGTGAGCTACTTCCGGACTACCAACCGGCTGATTCGACTGCTGCTATTGATGGAACGGTTGGCAAAACGTCCCGGCAACAGATCGAAGAACAAATCGAATTGGCAACGGATCGTTTATCGCGTGCCCAAGCCGAACTCCAAGATGGCAATCAAGAAGACGCCCTCATCTTGATCGGACAATCGCTAGCGGAACTCGATCAACTACGCTCCCAGCTAACCCAATCGGAGCCGCAGTCCCAATCGTGGGAACAACCGCAGGGGGTTGCCGAAACCGCTGCATCGTACGATTCATCGACAAAGGCTCCCGCCCCGGTTTTGCCGCGGCGCATTATCGTGGTCAATCAAAATGACTCGAGCCGTGTTTCGCAATCCTTGCAAAAGCTGGGCTTCGAAATCGACCAAGTTGACGACGGATTTCACGCGTTCATCGAACTGTCACGATTTGAAAAAGCTGACGCGATCGTCTTTGATCAGGTTAGCGTCAGCCCCTCGGACCTGAGAATCATCCGCCAGTGCAGCCAACAGCCGAAAATCCCCGTGGTGATCATCGGCACCGGCAGCCAGCTCGATACGGACAGTGACAACGATCTGACGGTCCTGATCAATACCGACCACCCCGAATCGATCGTTTGGGAAGTAGAATCCATGGTCGAAAACAACATGACCTCTAGTCACTAG
- a CDS encoding glycosyltransferase family 9 protein, which yields MSAGERTPKSEFRKRKDGQATVPEPVLATIPLQDHPNPHFLISRMSAIGDTILTLPVACALRDRFPESTISWVVEEKSSPMVQRHRAVDNVIVLERGWFTSPKRLRAARTQLRELNVDVSVDCQGMTKSSLACYLSGAPHRIGYAGKHAREFSGWFSNVQINPVFHHLTDRSLELLIPLGINSPAIRWDLPVADPARAWARRYRSTLSSAKVAILNPGATWHSKRWLPERFGETARYLRDRYGYQSIAVWGTPLDRAMATDIVSTSRGAAILAPETDLQHLAAMIETADLFISNDTGPLHMSVAVGTQTIGLYGATQPGDSGPYGQTAIQKAYETGSSRQRRNASNDAMRAIEVSDVCDAIDRIEGERQMLVAA from the coding sequence ATGTCAGCAGGCGAAAGGACTCCTAAATCCGAATTTCGGAAACGAAAAGACGGGCAGGCAACTGTTCCGGAACCGGTCTTGGCAACGATTCCGCTACAGGATCACCCGAACCCACACTTTCTGATCAGTCGGATGAGTGCGATCGGTGACACGATCCTCACACTTCCGGTTGCCTGTGCACTGCGCGATCGCTTTCCAGAATCAACGATCTCTTGGGTGGTCGAAGAAAAGTCCTCCCCGATGGTCCAACGTCATCGAGCCGTTGACAATGTGATCGTCCTGGAACGCGGCTGGTTTACCTCCCCCAAGCGATTGCGTGCGGCGCGGACGCAGCTGCGAGAGCTGAACGTCGATGTCTCGGTTGACTGCCAAGGCATGACAAAATCCAGCTTGGCGTGTTACCTATCCGGAGCGCCCCACCGCATCGGATACGCTGGGAAGCATGCACGAGAATTCAGCGGCTGGTTTTCCAACGTTCAAATCAATCCGGTCTTCCATCACCTGACCGACCGATCTTTAGAGCTACTGATTCCACTGGGAATCAACTCACCAGCGATTCGGTGGGATTTGCCAGTAGCCGATCCGGCCCGCGCTTGGGCGAGACGCTATCGATCAACCCTTTCGTCCGCAAAAGTTGCGATCCTGAATCCTGGCGCCACTTGGCACAGCAAACGCTGGTTGCCGGAGCGTTTCGGCGAAACCGCGCGTTACCTACGTGACCGATACGGCTACCAATCGATCGCCGTTTGGGGAACGCCGCTGGATCGTGCGATGGCAACCGACATCGTCTCGACCAGTCGCGGTGCCGCAATCCTCGCTCCAGAAACAGACTTGCAGCACTTGGCCGCAATGATCGAAACCGCTGACCTGTTTATCAGCAACGACACCGGCCCGCTGCACATGTCAGTCGCGGTGGGGACACAGACCATTGGCCTCTACGGTGCGACGCAACCGGGTGACAGCGGCCCTTACGGCCAAACCGCAATACAAAAAGCATACGAAACCGGCAGCTCTCGACAGCGCCGCAACGCGTCGAACGATGCGATGCGAGCCATCGAGGTTTCAGATGTATGCGACGCAATCGACAGAATCGAAGGTGAACGTCAAATGTTGGTCGCCGCGTGA
- a CDS encoding nucleotide pyrophosphohydrolase, translated as MNQSRKPHDDSVATVQHLRDVVERFVAERHWHSFHNPKNLSMSLAIEAGELMEHFQWLTLEEAALVKDDPQRKHEVGEELADCLSYILSIANTMEIDITTTLEAKMIRNAEKYPAPKT; from the coding sequence ATGAATCAATCGCGCAAACCGCATGACGATTCGGTCGCCACCGTTCAACACCTCCGTGATGTCGTTGAACGGTTTGTCGCTGAACGTCACTGGCATTCATTTCACAATCCTAAAAACCTTTCGATGTCGTTGGCCATCGAAGCCGGTGAGCTGATGGAGCACTTCCAGTGGTTGACACTGGAAGAAGCGGCCTTGGTGAAAGACGATCCGCAGCGAAAACATGAGGTGGGTGAGGAACTGGCAGACTGCCTGTCCTACATTTTATCGATCGCCAACACGATGGAGATCGATATCACGACGACGCTTGAAGCGAAGATGATCCGCAACGCGGAAAAATACCCAGCGCCCAAAACCTAA
- a CDS encoding ABC transporter permease, producing the protein MSVAVNQPTAPESKFSLWLDALDRRCERFGDAINPILVKETRQSLKSRQFVVTFSLILFAALAWTVAGSLSMMPQIYTSPSAPRMMIGYYAVLALPMMLIVPLAAYRSLESEIDDGTLELLSITTLSPWQIVLGKLSSASLQMLLYFVTLFPCLAYAYSLRGVDFPTTLMILGSLAVAGQVLTVLGLFFAPVAKGRGGRVMTMIVLILILILAEYGVSAMVVGLIFYGNPLTSTESVFAVISTVSFAIVAINLMLTATAAQLTPETENRSTAIRLSLLAFTFVCVVISAASLLLFKQRGIPVYLISLFVLAAIWTICGAMMVSERDTMTPRIRRELPQSFLARLFTTWLTPGPATGTVFTITCIAVLTFIQQLSVQWITKTGIARGVGIAQLTRYIGTPGLLYAAYVVSYLVVVRVLMWAVRLRNNARAEIGLAAFVVVAVLAALLPYSIQLHYYDYQQINYDPVWQVTNWAFTLFTALDRGLPAWQVQNIVGGAICLSLMAIIASWKVTRPRTIATPENVRKELERA; encoded by the coding sequence ATGAGTGTCGCAGTTAATCAGCCCACTGCTCCGGAAAGCAAGTTTTCGCTATGGCTGGATGCACTGGATCGACGGTGCGAACGGTTTGGCGACGCAATCAATCCGATCTTGGTCAAGGAAACACGTCAGTCGCTGAAAAGTCGTCAGTTCGTCGTGACGTTTTCGCTGATCTTGTTCGCGGCGCTCGCTTGGACGGTCGCTGGCAGTCTTTCGATGATGCCACAGATTTATACATCGCCATCGGCGCCTCGAATGATGATCGGCTATTACGCCGTGTTGGCGCTACCAATGATGTTGATCGTTCCTTTGGCGGCCTATCGATCGCTCGAGAGTGAGATTGATGACGGCACACTGGAATTGCTTTCGATCACGACGCTTTCGCCTTGGCAGATCGTCCTGGGGAAACTTTCCAGTGCTTCGCTTCAGATGCTGTTGTACTTTGTGACTTTGTTTCCATGCTTGGCATACGCCTATTCGCTGCGCGGAGTTGATTTTCCGACAACGCTGATGATCCTTGGCTCGCTCGCGGTCGCCGGGCAGGTGCTGACGGTACTGGGGCTGTTTTTCGCACCGGTTGCCAAAGGGCGTGGTGGCCGAGTGATGACGATGATCGTCTTGATCTTGATTTTGATCTTGGCCGAGTACGGTGTCAGCGCGATGGTGGTCGGGTTAATCTTTTATGGCAATCCACTGACGAGTACCGAGTCCGTCTTCGCTGTCATTTCGACGGTTTCATTTGCGATTGTCGCTATCAACCTGATGTTGACCGCCACGGCAGCTCAGTTGACTCCCGAAACTGAGAATCGTTCCACCGCGATCCGTCTTTCGCTGTTGGCATTCACGTTCGTTTGCGTCGTGATCAGTGCCGCGTCATTGTTGTTGTTCAAACAGCGTGGAATCCCAGTCTACTTGATCAGTCTGTTCGTCTTGGCGGCAATCTGGACCATCTGTGGCGCGATGATGGTTAGCGAACGCGATACGATGACGCCACGGATTCGTCGCGAACTGCCACAAAGTTTCTTGGCGAGGTTGTTCACCACTTGGCTAACGCCAGGACCGGCAACCGGAACGGTGTTCACGATCACATGCATCGCCGTGCTGACCTTCATTCAGCAATTGTCGGTGCAGTGGATCACAAAGACAGGTATTGCCCGAGGCGTCGGCATCGCCCAATTGACTCGATATATCGGTACGCCGGGACTGTTGTATGCGGCGTACGTGGTCAGCTATCTGGTGGTGGTTCGCGTACTAATGTGGGCCGTGCGTTTACGCAATAACGCGCGTGCCGAAATCGGTTTAGCCGCGTTTGTCGTTGTGGCCGTGTTGGCGGCGCTGCTGCCTTATTCGATCCAGCTTCACTATTACGATTATCAGCAGATCAACTACGATCCTGTTTGGCAGGTGACCAATTGGGCGTTCACGCTGTTTACCGCCTTGGATCGCGGCCTACCCGCGTGGCAGGTTCAGAACATCGTCGGTGGCGCGATCTGCCTTTCGTTGATGGCGATCATCGCTTCGTGGAAGGTCACACGTCCACGAACAATCGCGACGCCTGAAAATGTACGCAAGGAACTTGAGCGTGCATAA
- a CDS encoding ABC transporter ATP-binding protein has product MSQSIEQASTDVGNIPAVHESSTPSIELRRLHRFFGDTKAVNDITFSVGRGQVFGYIGPNGAGKTTSMRILATLDLPSYGDAFVDGFSVVNDPELVRKRLGFMPDSFGTYRDVNCREYLDFFARAYGLVGRERNERLKWVIGFTGTEKMSDKPIRGLSKGMKQRLCLGRALIHDPAVLILDEPAAGLDPRARIELRRMIRDLADRGKTILISSHILTELAEMCDAVGIIEQGQLLATGHVDDIQKEMQNEAELTIRVLNRQDEVTATLAQLEPQVSIDSVIVDGQLLRFGFSGELADQAAIVTHLVGAGYQVAEVSARKKSLEDVFLQVTEGLVQ; this is encoded by the coding sequence ATGAGTCAATCGATTGAACAAGCCAGCACTGATGTAGGCAACATTCCCGCCGTTCACGAATCATCCACGCCCAGTATTGAATTGCGGCGTCTGCATCGGTTCTTTGGTGATACGAAAGCCGTCAACGACATCACGTTCAGTGTCGGACGTGGGCAGGTGTTTGGGTACATCGGTCCCAATGGCGCAGGGAAAACCACATCGATGCGGATTTTGGCAACGCTGGATCTGCCTAGTTATGGCGATGCCTTCGTTGATGGGTTCTCCGTGGTCAATGATCCAGAACTTGTCCGCAAACGCTTGGGATTCATGCCGGACTCGTTCGGTACCTATCGCGATGTCAATTGTCGCGAGTACCTCGATTTCTTTGCCCGCGCGTATGGCTTGGTCGGTCGGGAACGCAACGAACGTTTGAAGTGGGTGATCGGTTTCACTGGCACCGAAAAGATGAGCGACAAGCCGATTCGCGGTTTAAGCAAAGGCATGAAGCAGCGTCTTTGTTTAGGACGGGCGCTCATTCACGATCCTGCCGTTCTGATTTTGGACGAGCCCGCGGCAGGTCTGGACCCACGCGCTAGGATCGAATTGCGGCGCATGATTCGTGATCTGGCCGACCGTGGAAAGACAATCTTGATTAGCAGTCACATCTTGACCGAGCTTGCCGAGATGTGTGACGCGGTCGGTATCATCGAACAAGGCCAACTGCTGGCAACCGGCCACGTCGATGACATACAAAAAGAGATGCAGAATGAAGCGGAGCTAACAATCCGTGTGCTCAATCGGCAGGACGAAGTCACCGCCACGCTGGCTCAATTGGAGCCACAGGTGTCGATCGATTCTGTGATCGTTGATGGCCAATTGTTGCGATTCGGCTTTAGCGGCGAACTCGCCGATCAGGCCGCGATCGTAACCCATCTGGTTGGCGCCGGTTATCAGGTCGCCGAGGTTTCGGCGCGGAAGAAAAGTTTGGAAGATGTCTTCCTGCAAGTGACAGAGGGTTTGGTTCAATGA
- the aroF gene encoding 3-deoxy-7-phosphoheptulonate synthase translates to MILILKGGATEQQIDHVIERVEALGLKAHLSRGTFRTIVGIIGDESEIVVESIRAIPGVAKVVPVLPPYKLASREAHPESSVVDVSGVKVGGGHVCLIAGPCSVEEEDRMHRIAESIAAAGANILRGGAFKPRTSPYAFQGLGEEGLRRLRDVGQAHGLPVVTEVTDPRLVDLVAEYADLLQIGARNMQNFALLNEVGASKRPVLLKRGMSATITDLLMCAEYILSQGNPNVILCERGIKGFDPATRNLYDVAAVPLVQQLSHLPIIVDPSHATGKPELIPACALAGLAAGADGVHIEVHDCPEVAKSDGPQALLPEQYAELAQQMKSLAELLGKTISPLPETTA, encoded by the coding sequence GTGATTTTGATCCTCAAGGGCGGTGCGACCGAGCAGCAAATCGACCACGTCATCGAACGTGTCGAAGCGCTCGGCCTGAAAGCCCACCTCAGCCGCGGCACTTTTCGCACCATTGTCGGCATCATCGGCGATGAATCAGAGATTGTGGTCGAATCCATCCGCGCCATTCCGGGCGTGGCGAAAGTCGTTCCGGTGTTGCCACCCTATAAGCTCGCATCTCGCGAAGCCCATCCAGAATCCAGTGTCGTTGATGTCAGCGGCGTTAAAGTTGGTGGCGGACACGTTTGCTTGATCGCCGGCCCATGCAGCGTCGAAGAAGAAGACCGCATGCATCGGATTGCCGAGTCGATCGCAGCTGCCGGGGCGAACATCCTTCGCGGCGGAGCGTTCAAGCCACGCACCAGCCCGTATGCGTTTCAGGGATTGGGCGAAGAAGGCTTGCGACGCCTGCGTGACGTCGGCCAAGCCCATGGGTTGCCCGTTGTCACCGAAGTCACCGACCCTCGATTGGTTGACTTGGTTGCCGAGTACGCCGACTTGTTGCAAATCGGTGCCCGCAACATGCAGAACTTCGCTTTGCTAAACGAAGTCGGCGCGTCAAAGCGACCTGTCCTACTGAAACGTGGAATGTCAGCCACCATCACCGATTTGCTGATGTGTGCCGAATACATTCTTTCGCAGGGCAATCCGAATGTGATCCTTTGCGAGCGTGGAATCAAAGGCTTTGACCCCGCGACCCGAAACCTCTACGACGTTGCCGCGGTCCCATTGGTCCAGCAACTCAGCCACCTGCCGATCATCGTGGATCCTTCCCACGCGACCGGTAAACCCGAATTGATCCCTGCCTGTGCATTGGCAGGGTTGGCAGCCGGTGCGGATGGAGTTCATATCGAAGTCCATGATTGCCCTGAAGTTGCCAAAAGCGATGGCCCTCAAGCTTTGCTGCCCGAGCAATACGCCGAGCTAGCCCAGCAGATGAAAAGCCTCGCTGAACTACTTGGAAAAACCATTTCACCTTTGCCGGAGACAACCGCGTGA
- the tpiA gene encoding triose-phosphate isomerase, which yields MSRRTIIAGNWKMNMRADSAASLAKGVSEAVGENPSVEVAVCPPSVYLHLVSDVLAGSAVGLGAQNLYPTADGAFTGEVNAAMLSDCGCRYVILGHSERRALMGETDKQVSEKLAAAMAGNLVPIVCVGETLEDREADKTEEVVETQIRGSLEGLDEARASGVVIAYEPVWAIGTGKTASPEQAEEVHAFIRKLLGELFTTEIAEQMRIQYGGSVKPGNAKELLGQPNIDGALVGGASLKVDDFVGIITAG from the coding sequence GTGAGCCGCCGAACCATCATCGCCGGAAACTGGAAAATGAACATGCGAGCTGACAGCGCTGCGTCGCTCGCCAAAGGCGTCTCCGAAGCGGTCGGCGAAAACCCGTCTGTCGAAGTCGCTGTCTGCCCACCTTCGGTCTACCTGCATCTTGTGTCGGACGTCTTGGCCGGATCGGCTGTCGGACTTGGTGCACAGAACCTGTACCCAACCGCTGACGGTGCCTTCACCGGTGAAGTCAACGCCGCGATGCTAAGCGACTGCGGATGCCGTTACGTCATTCTCGGACACAGCGAACGACGTGCGTTGATGGGCGAAACCGACAAGCAAGTCAGCGAAAAACTGGCTGCGGCAATGGCCGGCAACTTGGTTCCAATCGTCTGCGTTGGCGAAACGCTCGAAGATCGCGAAGCCGACAAGACCGAAGAAGTCGTCGAAACCCAAATCCGTGGCTCGCTCGAAGGCCTGGACGAAGCCCGCGCCAGCGGCGTGGTCATCGCCTACGAACCTGTCTGGGCAATCGGCACCGGCAAGACCGCATCGCCAGAGCAAGCCGAAGAAGTCCACGCGTTCATCCGTAAATTGCTCGGTGAGCTATTCACGACCGAAATCGCCGAGCAGATGCGAATCCAATATGGCGGAAGCGTCAAACCAGGAAACGCCAAGGAATTGCTCGGGCAACCGAATATCGATGGCGCACTGGTCGGTGGCGCTAGCCTGAAAGTCGACGACTTCGTCGGCATCATCACCGCAGGTTGA
- the secG gene encoding preprotein translocase subunit SecG yields the protein MADLFQSAGSLPVNFLPLATLGSAALGWVMFILSMFLILLILVQRGKGGGLAGALGGPGGQSAFGSKAGDTFTVITAVSAIVWGLVCAIAMYTLGVPPVAVADEDLDLDTKPALVSPEAEGGAAGGLSGLEGLGGLEGLDSGLMTDPATPPADDSSESSESESAESSEGDASATTETPSAELTPAAPETETAEEADTSGESEKESE from the coding sequence ATGGCTGATTTATTTCAAAGCGCCGGCTCTCTGCCAGTGAACTTCTTGCCTTTGGCGACACTCGGCAGCGCTGCGCTGGGCTGGGTGATGTTCATCCTGTCGATGTTCCTGATCCTGCTAATCCTCGTCCAACGTGGCAAGGGCGGCGGTTTGGCCGGAGCCCTGGGTGGTCCCGGTGGCCAAAGCGCCTTTGGCAGTAAAGCGGGTGACACCTTCACGGTGATCACTGCGGTATCAGCGATCGTCTGGGGTTTGGTTTGTGCGATCGCGATGTACACGCTTGGCGTTCCGCCAGTCGCTGTTGCTGACGAAGACTTGGATCTGGACACCAAGCCAGCCTTGGTCTCACCCGAAGCCGAAGGCGGTGCGGCCGGTGGCCTAAGCGGACTCGAAGGCCTCGGTGGCCTCGAAGGTCTGGACTCCGGCCTGATGACCGATCCAGCAACTCCACCTGCTGACGACAGCAGCGAATCGAGCGAATCAGAATCGGCTGAGTCGAGCGAAGGCGATGCCTCCGCGACCACCGAAACACCTTCGGCCGAGCTAACACCGGCAGCCCCCGAAACGGAAACTGCCGAAGAAGCCGACACGAGCGGCGAATCCGAGAAAGAAAGCGAGTAA